Proteins from a genomic interval of Candidatus Poribacteria bacterium:
- a CDS encoding aminotransferase IV, translating into MEPKLPDSRNENILIHVNGELLPREDAKISVFDSLVQGGDGVWEGLRVYNGKIFALDPHLDRLIDSAHAMAFAGIPTRDAIKTAIFETLEANGMRDGVHIRLTLSRGKKVTSSMDARVNQYGTTLIVLAEWKPPIYAKSGIRLITSAIRRNPPQCVDSKIHHNNLINNILAKIEANVAGVDDAIMLDIFGYVSETNATNIFLIKRGEVLTPHADSCLPGITRGTVIRIAREAGIPLTERNVSLTEVYTADEVFTTGTVGELSPVLEVDGRKIGDEGIRPVTTRLQALYAELTANEGEPLPLDTV; encoded by the coding sequence ATGGAACCTAAATTACCTGATTCAAGAAATGAAAACATTTTAATCCACGTTAACGGTGAATTGTTGCCCCGTGAAGACGCGAAAATCTCTGTGTTCGACAGTCTCGTTCAAGGTGGCGATGGCGTATGGGAGGGGTTGCGTGTCTATAACGGAAAAATTTTTGCACTGGATCCACATCTGGATCGACTCATAGACTCCGCACACGCTATGGCGTTCGCTGGCATTCCGACACGCGATGCGATCAAAACAGCGATCTTTGAGACGCTTGAAGCCAATGGTATGCGGGACGGTGTTCATATCCGTCTAACGCTCAGTCGCGGGAAAAAAGTCACCTCCAGTATGGACGCACGCGTCAACCAGTACGGGACGACCTTAATCGTGCTTGCGGAGTGGAAGCCACCCATCTACGCGAAGAGCGGTATCCGTTTAATCACCTCAGCGATCCGCCGGAATCCACCGCAGTGCGTTGACTCTAAGATCCATCACAACAACCTGATTAACAACATCCTTGCAAAGATTGAGGCGAACGTCGCTGGTGTGGATGATGCGATCATGCTCGACATCTTCGGTTACGTTTCAGAGACGAACGCGACGAACATCTTTCTTATAAAGCGTGGGGAGGTACTGACACCGCACGCCGATAGTTGCCTACCAGGGATCACGCGAGGCACGGTCATTCGGATCGCTCGTGAGGCGGGTATCCCCCTGACGGAACGAAATGTTTCGTTGACGGAGGTCTACACAGCGGACGAAGTCTTCACGACGGGTACTGTCGGTGAGTTGAGTCCTGTTTTAGAGGTCGATGGCAGAAAGATCGGGGACGAAGGAATCCGCCCTGTTACGACTCGACTACAGGCACTTTACGCAGAACTGACTGCTAACGAAGGTGAACCGTTGCCTTTAGACACGGTTTGA
- the hisF gene encoding imidazole glycerol phosphate synthase subunit HisF: MLTKRIIPCLDVRAGKVTKGIAFKGNVDVGDPVEMARFYYEGGADELVFYDITASNERRDIMIDVVSAVAAEIFIPFSVGGGLRTLEDMRRVLLAGAEKVSIDSGAVRNPQLIVEGAQAFGSQCVVLSMQVKRVPKSKQIPSGYEIFIDGGRTPVGWDALEWSARGIDLGAGEIVVNSIDADGTKAGYELELTGAIADLVPVPVIASGGAGNPQHLRDVFVESNADAAIVASITHYGEFTIENIKTYLTDEGVSVRDTW, encoded by the coding sequence ATGCTTACGAAACGGATAATTCCATGTTTAGACGTGCGCGCAGGAAAGGTCACCAAAGGCATTGCCTTCAAAGGCAATGTGGATGTCGGTGACCCGGTTGAGATGGCGCGGTTCTATTACGAAGGCGGTGCCGATGAACTCGTCTTTTACGACATAACGGCGAGCAACGAACGACGCGATATAATGATTGATGTCGTTTCCGCAGTCGCCGCCGAAATTTTTATCCCATTTTCTGTCGGGGGTGGGTTACGCACACTTGAGGATATGCGCCGCGTCCTACTTGCAGGTGCAGAAAAAGTCAGCATAGACTCCGGTGCCGTGCGGAACCCTCAACTCATTGTGGAGGGAGCGCAGGCGTTCGGGAGTCAATGCGTCGTCCTGAGCATGCAGGTGAAACGGGTCCCGAAAAGCAAGCAAATTCCAAGCGGCTATGAAATTTTCATAGACGGTGGGAGAACGCCGGTCGGTTGGGATGCGCTGGAATGGTCGGCGCGTGGGATCGATTTAGGTGCGGGTGAAATTGTGGTCAATAGCATCGACGCTGATGGCACGAAAGCCGGGTATGAACTCGAATTAACGGGTGCTATTGCGGATCTCGTGCCGGTGCCGGTCATCGCCTCTGGCGGTGCGGGAAACCCCCAGCACTTGCGGGATGTCTTTGTCGAAAGCAACGCCGATGCCGCGATTGTCGCTTCTATTACACACTACGGCGAATTTACGATTGAAAACATTAAAACCTATCTGACAGATGAAGGGGTAAGCGTCCGAGATACATGGTAA
- the murJ gene encoding murein biosynthesis integral membrane protein MurJ, translated as MENETNSTVQENQKVTRAVGIVSIAVMVSRILGLARETAIGYYFPAKTSADPFYLAFRIPNFLRDMFGEGILSKAFITTFLATEAEDGEEAAWNLTNHIFNLTFLVLIGITALGIIFAPVLVDVLARDNFDRNLDALEHFGFDSKIELAIYLTQLMFPYLLFVSFAAIAMGLLNSKGRFGIPACASTFFNVSSLAVGVGGYYLCPLVDIHPVTGMAMGVIVGGIAQFLIQVPSMYRVGFRYRPLLSLRDPRVLQVVHLIGPAVLGVAVVQVNLLTNTFFITSDSGWLTWISRAYRIMHLPIGIFGVAISTVALPQLARFVTAGETENFRTALSHALRLMLVLTIPAGVGLMILSAPICRLLYEWGATVEEDTIETAGILFVYAFGLCGFSTLKIVTDGFYAHKDIRAPVIVGICAVVLNICLNYLFIYRELFLDPRAVVFSTVLTVTLNCGVLLLLLRRKVGRLGLRALAALMLKILIASAVMGIVCWLTNSVIEKDWLGTVGIIPRTVGVFAPIGLSLLALAGMYKFLKISEFDDIFNIFNY; from the coding sequence ATGGAAAACGAAACGAACTCCACAGTGCAAGAGAATCAAAAGGTCACTCGTGCGGTGGGAATTGTCAGCATTGCTGTGATGGTATCCCGGATATTAGGTCTCGCCCGCGAAACGGCGATAGGTTACTACTTCCCTGCTAAAACCAGCGCGGACCCTTTTTATCTTGCCTTCCGTATACCGAACTTTCTACGCGATATGTTCGGTGAAGGGATTTTGAGTAAGGCATTTATTACCACATTCCTTGCGACAGAAGCTGAAGACGGCGAAGAAGCTGCATGGAATCTTACGAACCACATCTTTAACTTAACGTTCCTCGTTTTAATTGGTATCACGGCACTCGGTATCATCTTCGCTCCAGTTCTTGTCGATGTGTTGGCACGAGACAACTTTGATAGAAATTTAGACGCCCTTGAACATTTCGGATTTGACAGCAAGATTGAACTGGCAATTTATCTCACGCAATTGATGTTTCCGTATCTACTCTTTGTGTCATTTGCGGCAATTGCTATGGGATTATTGAATAGCAAGGGACGATTCGGTATCCCAGCCTGTGCGTCCACCTTCTTTAACGTCAGCTCCCTCGCTGTCGGAGTAGGCGGTTACTATCTGTGTCCACTGGTGGATATTCACCCGGTAACCGGCATGGCTATGGGGGTAATTGTCGGCGGCATCGCCCAATTCCTCATTCAGGTGCCGTCCATGTATCGGGTCGGGTTTCGGTATCGTCCGCTGCTGAGCCTGCGAGATCCGAGGGTACTCCAAGTTGTTCACCTCATCGGACCTGCTGTGTTAGGGGTCGCGGTGGTGCAGGTGAATCTACTGACGAACACCTTCTTTATTACTTCAGATTCTGGATGGTTGACTTGGATCAGTCGGGCGTATCGCATCATGCATCTTCCCATCGGGATATTCGGCGTTGCGATTTCAACGGTAGCACTGCCGCAACTCGCGAGATTTGTAACAGCAGGGGAGACAGAGAATTTTCGCACTGCACTCTCTCATGCACTCCGCTTAATGCTTGTTCTGACGATTCCTGCTGGAGTCGGACTCATGATATTGTCAGCACCGATCTGCCGTTTGCTTTACGAATGGGGTGCAACTGTTGAAGAGGACACAATCGAAACAGCGGGGATCCTGTTCGTTTATGCCTTCGGTCTATGCGGATTTTCGACCCTTAAGATTGTTACAGATGGGTTCTATGCCCACAAGGATATTCGCGCACCCGTTATTGTTGGCATTTGTGCCGTTGTGCTTAATATCTGTCTCAACTACCTGTTTATCTATCGTGAACTCTTCTTGGATCCGCGTGCTGTGGTATTTTCAACGGTTTTGACAGTGACGTTGAACTGTGGGGTCTTACTGCTACTGCTCCGCCGCAAGGTTGGACGGTTGGGGCTTCGAGCACTCGCCGCACTGATGCTCAAAATTTTAATCGCTTCAGCGGTGATGGGGATAGTTTGCTGGCTGACAAACAGCGTCATTGAGAAAGATTGGCTCGGAACGGTAGGCATCATTCCACGCACCGTTGGGGTGTTTGCCCCGATAGGATTAAGTCTGCTGGCACTTGCAGGAATGTATAAGTTTCTGAAGATCTCGGAATTTGACGATATTTTTAATATTTTTAACTATTAA
- a CDS encoding DUF2203 family protein yields the protein MQEKRYFTLEEANQCIPELVNEISLLRAIRAQLSALHAEITPLLEVVSSNGGSQHTPALLNATQRFQEILDRIAARGCHLKGLDPGLVDFPHLRNGKEVYLCWRMGEKEIRYWHEIEDGFEGRQPL from the coding sequence ATGCAGGAAAAGCGATATTTTACGCTTGAAGAGGCAAATCAATGCATCCCTGAGTTAGTCAATGAAATTTCACTGTTAAGAGCAATAAGAGCGCAACTTTCAGCACTCCACGCAGAAATTACTCCGCTCTTGGAGGTCGTTTCCTCCAACGGTGGGAGTCAGCATACACCCGCCCTACTCAATGCAACGCAACGCTTTCAAGAAATTCTGGATCGGATTGCGGCACGCGGATGTCATCTAAAAGGACTTGACCCAGGATTGGTCGATTTCCCGCACCTCCGCAACGGCAAAGAGGTCTACCTCTGTTGGCGGATGGGTGAAAAGGAGATCCGCTACTGGCATGAAATTGAGGACGGATTTGAAGGACGACAGCCGTTGTAG
- the thiD gene encoding bifunctional hydroxymethylpyrimidine kinase/phosphomethylpyrimidine kinase, whose translation MKQILTIAGSDSGGGAGIQADIKAISANGGFAMSAITSVTAQNTVAVTDAFDLPISLIEAQLDAVFTDFEVASVKTGMLSASAIVEAVAGKLREYTPPAIVVDPVMISKSKFPLLKEEAIDSLKTALIPLATVITPNVYEAELLAQQDIQNIEDAKSAAKAIAALGCHAVLVKGGHLIGNKATDVLYCDGQWRFFEAERVETENTHGTGCTYSAAIATQLAHGKNLGEAINTAKAYITGAIQHALDIGSGHGPTNHFFRSS comes from the coding sequence ATGAAACAGATTTTAACGATTGCAGGTTCAGATTCAGGTGGAGGGGCAGGCATACAAGCGGACATCAAGGCGATCTCGGCGAATGGCGGCTTCGCTATGTCCGCGATTACCTCCGTTACAGCACAGAATACCGTCGCGGTCACAGACGCTTTCGATTTGCCTATTTCACTGATTGAAGCGCAGTTAGACGCGGTTTTCACGGATTTCGAGGTCGCCAGTGTCAAAACAGGAATGCTCTCTGCGTCAGCGATTGTTGAGGCGGTTGCGGGGAAATTGAGAGAATATACACCACCAGCCATTGTTGTAGACCCCGTGATGATCTCCAAAAGCAAATTTCCACTCTTAAAAGAGGAGGCAATTGATAGCCTCAAAACAGCGTTGATTCCGCTTGCGACAGTGATTACACCCAACGTTTACGAGGCGGAACTCCTCGCGCAACAGGACATCCAAAACATAGAGGATGCCAAAAGTGCCGCAAAAGCGATCGCGGCACTCGGCTGTCATGCTGTCCTTGTCAAAGGCGGACATCTTATCGGAAACAAAGCAACCGATGTGCTTTACTGCGATGGTCAATGGCGTTTTTTTGAGGCAGAACGGGTCGAGACAGAAAACACGCACGGGACAGGTTGCACCTACTCGGCGGCAATCGCGACGCAACTTGCACACGGAAAAAATTTGGGCGAGGCTATCAACACAGCAAAGGCGTATATTACCGGTGCCATCCAACACGCTTTGGATATCGGATCCGGACACGGTCCGACAAATCACTTCTTCAGGTCGTCGTAG
- the thiE gene encoding thiamine phosphate synthase: MIDFNLYAITDRHRCAPTPLVDIISELLDVGVEGLQLREKDLSDTALMKLAQPIAALCQNYDAKLFINTHINVARDVGAAGVHLPAKAESVGSVKETETGDNFYIGCSVHSLDTAKRREVEGADFLTYSPIYPTASKPGYGPAVGAASLTEVVEGVKLPVFALGGITPDRVQECLAAGAFGVAVMSGIMSSKGAGIQAKRYLDF, encoded by the coding sequence ATGATCGACTTTAATCTGTACGCCATTACCGACAGACACCGATGTGCCCCGACTCCATTAGTGGATATTATCTCGGAACTGCTGGATGTAGGTGTGGAAGGCCTTCAGCTGCGTGAAAAGGATTTAAGTGATACCGCGTTGATGAAGTTGGCACAGCCGATAGCGGCGTTGTGTCAAAATTACGATGCAAAACTTTTCATAAACACACATATAAACGTCGCACGGGATGTCGGTGCCGCGGGGGTTCATCTCCCAGCGAAGGCAGAATCGGTAGGTTCCGTAAAGGAAACCGAGACGGGTGATAATTTCTATATTGGGTGTTCGGTGCACTCTCTTGATACGGCAAAAAGACGGGAAGTCGAAGGGGCTGATTTTCTGACCTACAGTCCTATCTATCCGACAGCAAGCAAACCGGGATACGGTCCTGCAGTCGGCGCAGCGAGCCTCACTGAGGTGGTTGAAGGTGTGAAACTGCCGGTCTTCGCATTGGGAGGTATTACGCCTGACCGAGTGCAGGAATGTTTAGCTGCGGGTGCTTTCGGGGTAGCTGTGATGTCAGGTATTATGTCCTCCAAAGGTGCGGGCATACAAGCGAAACGCTATCTTGATTTTTAA
- the rsmB gene encoding 16S rRNA (cytosine(967)-C(5))-methyltransferase RsmB — MNARRVALECLLTLSHSSASIASVVDSAFGRRPTIDGRERRLVNGLVYGVIRWQKQLDWVLDRFINPKFQLDGRRRNILRLGAFQLLHLDGIPAHAAIFETVQLATSRQRKSSGDRKTAGFINAVLRSIQREGASIAYPSLSTNPTEHIAFSLSYPTWLVKRWLQTRGVSWTLAFCRASNQTAPLAFRVNTLLTQREEVCQFLEMKGLPASLSKIAPDGITLKNRTITNFDTTGELTLKDILNRKDIYVQDESAMLVAPLLSPEEAGFIVDLCAAPGGKTTHLAHLMRNTGKIIAVDTSAEKIALLQKNCRRVNAHNVETCVMDATKADLAFIKTADAVLIDAPCSGFGTLRRHPDIRWNKTLKQVHALREVQYNLLKNAAPHIKPGGILVYSTCSIEPMENEEVIQRFLTDFPMYRVENARRFLPAVPLSAITPQGFVQTFPHEHGVDGAFAARLRQVPIK, encoded by the coding sequence ATGAACGCGCGCAGAGTCGCCTTAGAATGCCTATTGACCCTTTCGCACAGCAGTGCGTCAATAGCATCCGTTGTTGACAGTGCCTTCGGACGGAGACCCACAATTGATGGGCGAGAACGCCGATTGGTAAACGGACTCGTCTACGGCGTTATTCGGTGGCAGAAGCAGCTGGACTGGGTGCTTGATCGGTTTATCAATCCCAAATTTCAGTTAGACGGGAGACGTCGTAATATCCTACGACTCGGCGCGTTCCAACTGTTACACCTCGATGGGATACCCGCACATGCAGCGATCTTTGAAACCGTTCAACTCGCGACGTCCCGCCAACGTAAATCTTCAGGGGACCGGAAGACCGCGGGGTTTATCAATGCAGTGCTCCGCTCCATCCAACGCGAAGGCGCAAGCATTGCCTATCCATCCCTCAGTACAAACCCGACTGAACATATTGCGTTCTCGTTGTCCTACCCAACATGGTTAGTAAAGCGATGGCTTCAAACGCGCGGCGTTTCATGGACGCTGGCGTTCTGTCGTGCAAGCAACCAAACCGCACCACTCGCGTTCCGCGTAAATACCCTCCTGACCCAACGCGAAGAAGTTTGCCAATTTTTGGAAATGAAAGGTTTACCTGCCTCCCTTTCCAAAATCGCACCTGACGGGATAACACTCAAAAACCGCACGATCACCAATTTCGACACGACTGGCGAACTAACATTAAAGGACATCCTTAACCGAAAAGATATCTATGTCCAAGATGAGAGTGCTATGTTAGTGGCACCTCTACTCTCACCGGAGGAAGCGGGATTTATAGTAGACTTGTGCGCTGCACCGGGTGGGAAGACAACGCATTTGGCGCATCTCATGAGGAATACCGGAAAAATTATCGCCGTGGATACCTCAGCAGAAAAAATAGCGTTGTTGCAAAAGAACTGCCGACGCGTCAATGCCCACAACGTTGAGACCTGTGTAATGGATGCGACGAAAGCCGACCTTGCGTTTATCAAAACCGCGGATGCTGTACTTATTGATGCCCCCTGTTCGGGATTCGGAACACTTCGGCGACATCCTGACATCCGATGGAACAAGACGCTCAAACAGGTTCATGCGCTTCGTGAGGTACAATATAACCTCCTGAAGAACGCAGCACCACATATCAAACCGGGAGGTATTCTCGTCTACAGTACATGTAGCATAGAGCCGATGGAAAACGAGGAAGTTATCCAACGATTTTTGACAGATTTTCCAATGTATAGGGTGGAAAACGCACGACGTTTCCTGCCCGCTGTTCCGCTGAGTGCGATAACACCACAAGGTTTTGTCCAAACGTTTCCACACGAACACGGGGTTGACGGCGCGTTCGCGGCACGTCTCCGACAGGTTCCGATAAAATAA
- the rpsT gene encoding 30S ribosomal protein S20, which translates to MPRLSLRSSRDKFSKGVFVLHRQSAKKHARADKTKRNRNRHRKATLRTVMKQTETALTEGNVDTAQELCRTTVSLLDRAASKGVIKKGTANRQKSRLTRKLHALTAEAA; encoded by the coding sequence ATACCTCGATTGTCTTTGAGATCATCGAGAGATAAGTTTTCAAAAGGAGTATTTGTTTTGCATCGACAATCTGCAAAGAAACACGCACGTGCGGACAAAACAAAGCGGAATCGCAATCGACACCGTAAAGCAACGCTTCGGACAGTGATGAAACAGACAGAAACCGCCCTTACGGAAGGGAACGTCGACACAGCACAGGAATTATGCCGAACTACGGTAAGCCTCTTAGATAGAGCTGCCAGTAAAGGTGTTATCAAAAAAGGGACAGCGAACCGCCAAAAGTCCCGACTCACCCGCAAATTGCATGCCCTCACTGCAGAAGCTGCGTAA